One genomic segment of Cellulophaga sp. HaHaR_3_176 includes these proteins:
- a CDS encoding translocation/assembly module TamB has product MKTKKILKRILKVFAVILLLFIGIILFIRSQWGQDIIVSKAVNYVSNKTNTEIRLERLFLTFSGNIFLEGLYLEDTKGDTLIYAKQIEANLPFKPLIFGDGVSLNSLEWDGLKANISRKETSEKFNFNFLLDAFASKDTVQTTQESEPLAVSIGSISLANFDVNYNDQHLGIESSFQMKKLQLDVDEIDLENMHFEVDDLTLQNTNIKYKQTKAFPVTNDSTESKLPFISIDNLNIKEVFATYNSIPDGIVSNINIGDFNLKLPKANLISNQFNINTISLNNSTIYLNKKSKDLIDENVTETGTPFTWPNYLIKVDEIDFNNNNITYISGEQKPTIGTFNSSALTFSNLILKANEIEYDNGKTGLSLQEFSFNEKSGFELQKLAFDAEINDKAIAISNLNLQTNRSSIIGYLSLQYPSIQKLIETPESATLNFSFPKINLNVKDAYVFQPDLVNNEYVNKIALKPFTGNLISKGTLKALDITDAKLNWGDNTQFLAQGELFNITEPDSLSFNLNTVKAHTSRKDVLNFISENDLGISIPKSIAINATARGKVDNIDGNIEVILPEGTAKLTGNFNNEKQIKFTGNLKVDSLKLGKLLNNNQLGDLSFTMNASGGGNNINSLNATLDTDFTQLGFNTYDFSNLKLNGEIVNGKGDINIGFKDENLNLQANTQLDLDSIASNIKLNLNLIGADLFALGITQQNIKLGSKVNASFSGNSSNFKLKTSITETIAVYNNEQYRMATLGLNAKIDSESTNVTIDSDILNGILTSNGSPDTVISAIEKQFKGYFSDQNLDTITDPIIVDMDFTLNPSPILTDVFFTGVERLDVISMKANFNATSKNLTAKLLMPSAMYNGSAVDSLSVLVNGNATDLNFTASLARLSADPILIKKTLLEGNLKNNALLLDFISFDEDKKLVHLASEITLTKDTIQVHVNPSELIFNKKQWTIPQDNLITISDKFLNFKNIKFSKDTQELTISNAIENIDKEHLGVEFNNFKLQTILSLLNPDEALASGLVNGRLVVENPFGATGIIADFNINKLEALQKPLGNLNLKAASTGRSKYDFNLTLKDGTIDLDLTGDYAAAETGAKLNLDLDLNRLDLKMLENFSEGAIINSEGNISGNIKVNGTTDSPIYNGKISFNDTKFEVADLNSSFKISKETLKIDNSGLYLDSFKINDVNDNSFTVAGNILTEQITNPAFNLSLTSNAFQVMNSTKEDNELFYGKASIDTDITVKGDLSLPIVKGLFRIRKITDITYIVPESQLDVEERDGVVIFVNQENPDAILTRNDAEESSSLFKGFKVNTILEIADDAVFNIVIDKKTGDNLRVSGDAALNFGMSSNGNMSLTGRYELKDGHYETSLYNLVKRKFDIKPGSTITWQGSPTDASLDVSAIYNVETSASPLMASVTSSEDASVTNKYRQVLPFLVYLNVDGQLLEPKISFDLDMPEDAQGSLSGAVYAQVQQLNDQESELNKQVFSLLALNRFFPNSGSDGSGGGTATLARDNVNKVLSGELNSFSDKLLGNTGFELDFDLDSYTDYQGDNPQDRTQLNINAKKKLFNNRLIVSAGSAVDVEGSSQTDQGETPIIGNVSLEYLLSEDGRYRLKGFRKNEYQNVIDGQLILTGVALIFNREFNNFSELFNPIKNEEKSSTDKKNTAKENK; this is encoded by the coding sequence ATGAAAACAAAAAAAATCTTAAAACGTATTTTAAAAGTTTTTGCTGTAATCCTACTTTTATTTATAGGGATTATATTATTTATCAGAAGCCAATGGGGCCAAGATATTATAGTTAGCAAAGCCGTTAATTATGTTTCTAATAAAACGAATACTGAAATTCGTCTAGAACGCTTGTTTTTGACTTTTTCTGGTAATATTTTTCTAGAGGGTCTTTATTTAGAAGACACTAAAGGAGATACCTTAATCTACGCGAAGCAAATAGAAGCTAACTTACCTTTTAAACCTCTAATTTTTGGAGATGGTGTTAGTTTAAATTCTCTAGAATGGGATGGACTTAAGGCTAATATTAGTAGAAAAGAGACTTCTGAAAAATTCAATTTTAATTTTCTTTTAGATGCTTTTGCTTCTAAAGATACTGTTCAAACAACTCAAGAATCTGAGCCTTTAGCAGTATCAATTGGTTCTATTTCTCTTGCTAATTTTGATGTCAATTATAACGATCAACATTTGGGTATTGAAAGTAGTTTCCAGATGAAAAAACTTCAACTCGATGTTGATGAGATTGACTTAGAAAACATGCACTTTGAGGTTGATGATCTTACATTGCAGAATACAAATATAAAGTATAAACAAACCAAAGCTTTTCCTGTAACTAATGATAGTACTGAATCTAAACTGCCTTTTATTTCTATTGATAATTTAAATATTAAAGAGGTTTTTGCAACATACAATTCTATACCTGATGGGATAGTTTCAAATATTAATATCGGAGATTTTAATTTAAAATTACCCAAGGCTAATTTAATTAGTAATCAGTTTAATATCAATACAATATCATTAAACAATTCTACAATTTATTTAAATAAAAAATCAAAAGATTTAATTGACGAAAATGTAACAGAAACAGGTACTCCTTTTACATGGCCTAACTACCTTATAAAGGTAGATGAAATCGATTTTAACAATAACAACATCACCTACATTTCTGGAGAACAAAAACCGACCATTGGCACTTTTAATTCTTCTGCTTTAACATTCTCAAATTTAATTTTAAAAGCAAATGAAATTGAATACGATAATGGAAAAACAGGCCTATCATTACAAGAGTTTTCTTTTAATGAAAAAAGTGGTTTTGAGTTACAAAAATTAGCATTTGATGCTGAAATAAATGACAAGGCTATTGCAATTTCTAATTTAAATTTACAAACAAATAGAAGCTCTATTATTGGCTACCTATCACTTCAATACCCTTCTATTCAAAAATTAATTGAAACACCCGAAAGTGCCACACTAAATTTTTCATTTCCGAAAATTAATTTAAATGTTAAAGATGCTTATGTTTTTCAACCAGATCTAGTGAATAATGAGTATGTAAATAAAATCGCATTAAAACCTTTTACTGGTAATTTAATTTCAAAAGGAACTTTAAAAGCATTAGACATTACAGATGCAAAGCTAAATTGGGGCGACAATACTCAATTTCTTGCTCAAGGAGAGCTTTTTAATATTACAGAGCCTGACTCACTTTCTTTCAATTTAAACACTGTTAAAGCCCATACTAGTCGAAAAGATGTGTTGAATTTTATTTCTGAAAATGACTTAGGCATTTCTATACCAAAATCTATTGCAATAAATGCGACTGCACGTGGTAAAGTTGATAACATTGATGGTAATATAGAAGTAATACTGCCCGAGGGTACCGCTAAACTTACTGGTAATTTTAATAATGAAAAACAGATTAAGTTTACAGGCAATTTAAAAGTAGATAGCCTTAAACTAGGTAAGCTACTTAATAATAATCAATTAGGTGATCTTTCTTTTACAATGAATGCATCTGGTGGTGGAAACAATATAAACTCACTAAATGCAACTTTAGATACCGATTTTACTCAACTAGGATTTAACACTTATGATTTTTCAAATTTAAAACTTAATGGAGAAATTGTAAATGGAAAAGGTGATATAAATATAGGTTTTAAAGACGAAAATTTAAATCTACAGGCAAATACACAGCTTGATTTAGATTCTATTGCATCCAATATAAAACTAAATCTAAACCTTATTGGTGCCGATTTATTCGCTTTAGGCATTACGCAACAAAATATTAAGCTTGGTAGTAAAGTAAATGCTAGTTTTAGTGGTAACTCTTCTAACTTTAAATTAAAAACTTCAATTACAGAAACTATTGCCGTTTATAATAATGAGCAATACAGAATGGCTACTTTAGGTTTGAATGCTAAAATTGATTCTGAAAGTACAAATGTAACTATTGATAGCGATATTTTAAATGGTATTTTAACTTCAAATGGCTCTCCAGACACGGTAATATCTGCTATTGAAAAGCAATTTAAAGGCTACTTCTCTGATCAAAATTTAGATACTATTACAGACCCTATTATAGTCGATATGGATTTCACATTAAACCCTTCTCCTATTTTAACCGATGTTTTTTTTACTGGTGTAGAGCGTTTAGATGTAATTTCAATGAAAGCTAATTTTAATGCTACTTCTAAAAACTTAACAGCAAAGCTTTTAATGCCTTCTGCTATGTATAATGGTAGCGCTGTTGATAGCCTTAGTGTACTTGTAAATGGTAATGCAACCGACTTAAATTTTACAGCCAGCCTGGCTCGTTTATCTGCTGACCCTATTTTAATTAAAAAAACATTGCTTGAAGGTAATTTAAAAAACAATGCGTTATTGTTAGATTTTATTTCTTTTGATGAGGATAAAAAATTGGTACATCTAGCTTCTGAAATAACACTTACTAAAGATACTATTCAGGTTCACGTCAACCCATCAGAACTTATTTTCAACAAAAAACAATGGACGATTCCACAGGATAATCTCATAACGATTAGCGATAAATTTTTAAATTTTAAAAATATTAAATTCTCAAAAGACACTCAAGAATTAACTATAAGTAATGCAATAGAAAATATTGATAAAGAGCATCTTGGAGTTGAATTTAACAACTTTAAACTTCAAACCATATTAAGTTTATTAAATCCAGACGAAGCCTTAGCATCTGGATTGGTTAATGGGCGTTTAGTTGTAGAAAACCCATTTGGAGCTACAGGAATTATAGCCGATTTTAATATTAATAAATTAGAAGCTTTACAGAAACCTTTAGGCAATCTCAATCTAAAAGCTGCATCTACAGGGCGTTCTAAATACGACTTTAACTTAACCCTAAAAGATGGTACTATTGATTTGGATTTAACAGGTGATTATGCTGCAGCAGAAACTGGTGCAAAATTGAATTTAGATTTAGATTTGAATAGATTAGATCTTAAAATGTTAGAAAACTTTTCTGAAGGTGCAATTATAAATTCAGAAGGTAATATATCGGGCAACATAAAAGTAAATGGAACAACTGACAGCCCTATATATAACGGTAAAATATCATTTAATGATACAAAATTTGAAGTTGCTGATTTAAATTCAAGCTTTAAAATATCAAAAGAAACACTTAAAATAGATAACTCTGGCCTGTATTTAGATAGCTTTAAAATAAATGATGTTAATGATAATAGCTTTACAGTTGCTGGTAACATTTTAACAGAACAAATTACCAATCCTGCTTTTAATCTTAGTCTTACATCAAATGCTTTTCAAGTCATGAATTCAACCAAAGAAGATAATGAGTTGTTTTATGGAAAAGCGAGTATAGATACTGATATAACTGTTAAAGGTGATTTAAGCTTACCTATTGTTAAAGGTTTATTTAGAATTCGTAAAATTACAGATATAACATATATCGTACCTGAATCTCAATTAGATGTTGAGGAAAGAGATGGAGTTGTCATATTTGTAAATCAAGAAAACCCCGATGCAATTCTTACCCGAAATGACGCAGAAGAGAGCTCTTCTTTATTTAAAGGGTTTAAAGTAAATACTATATTAGAAATTGCTGATGATGCTGTTTTCAATATTGTAATTGATAAAAAAACTGGTGACAACCTTCGTGTCTCAGGTGATGCTGCTTTAAATTTCGGAATGAGTTCTAACGGGAATATGAGCTTAACAGGAAGATATGAACTTAAAGATGGTCATTATGAAACTAGCCTTTACAACTTAGTAAAACGTAAATTTGATATAAAACCAGGTAGTACAATAACTTGGCAAGGTAGCCCTACAGATGCTAGCTTAGATGTTAGCGCTATATATAATGTAGAAACCTCTGCAAGCCCTTTAATGGCAAGCGTTACTTCTAGTGAAGATGCAAGCGTAACCAACAAATACCGCCAAGTATTACCATTTTTGGTTTATTTAAATGTAGATGGCCAATTATTAGAGCCTAAAATATCTTTTGATTTAGACATGCCTGAAGATGCGCAAGGTTCATTAAGTGGTGCTGTTTATGCTCAAGTTCAACAATTAAACGACCAAGAATCTGAGTTAAACAAACAGGTTTTTTCTTTACTAGCCCTTAATCGCTTTTTCCCTAATTCTGGTAGTGATGGTAGTGGCGGTGGTACAGCAACATTAGCTCGAGACAATGTTAACAAAGTACTTTCTGGTGAGCTAAATTCTTTTTCTGATAAATTACTTGGTAACACTGGTTTTGAATTAGATTTTGACTTAGATAGTTACACTGATTATCAAGGTGATAACCCACAAGATAGAACGCAACTAAACATTAATGCTAAGAAAAAATTATTCAACAATAGATTAATTGTTTCTGCTGGTAGTGCTGTAGATGTTGAGGGTAGTTCGCAAACTGACCAAGGTGAAACACCTATTATTGGCAATGTTAGCTTAGAGTATTTATTATCTGAAGATGGTAGATATCGTTTAAAAGGTTTCCGAAAAAATGAATACCAAAATGTAATTGACGGACAGTTAATTTTAACGGGAGTTGCTTTAATCTTCAATCGAGAATTCAATAATTTCAGTGAATTATTCAATCCAATAAAAAATGAAGAAAAATCAAGTACTGACAAAAAAAACACAGCAAAAGAAAATAAATAA
- a CDS encoding two-component regulator propeller domain-containing protein produces MKKILCLIVLCFCGNFIFGQFTNLKFENLNTENGLSSSTCLEVFQDSQGFLWFGTIDGLNKYNGYDFEIFRPILKDSTSISNNRINVIQEDKNGNLWIGTNNGLNFFNTNTKTFKHVTLYNEPIKSYNPKKIINSLLYDKSDNKLWVGTSSGLVKLQLIDNVNSLSDLKTTHYVFKFDSLNSLDGNNVNAIIKDKDGFIWIGTDGQHLNKYNPKEDNFDRVSIQNKIEREFNHIPKRLFIDSDNDFWIGNDTSNIVIWDRENNTFTNFSVTENSTPVYSFFQDSSGLIWIVTDGAGIYIHNKVTKITQHIENNTSDPFSLPVNQISDVIEDEDGVFWFGTYNVGVCKLDLKKSSFGHYYYQKGIDNGLNEKIIQSVLQDSKGQIWISGYNGGLNLFDQKNNTFKSFSYDPNDPQSLSSNKILYTFEGSDGDIWVCTLDGGLSKFNTETYKSKRFSHNEFDDTTVGQNSIWTGVEDKEGRIWLGLRDEGLDLFDSKTEKFHHFKIGGDNLEGLLSNFVFSLFIDSKERLLVGTSLGLNYINLKALKNKVPEKLNFIDVEIEGISGNRINYITKDYLNNIWLGTDIGIYKLDPDLNLIKSYFTQDGLPNNLVTGIKEDLSHNFWITTRSGLSFLNSKTDQFKNFNTHDGIQGVEYQSKSIERTKDGRIIAGGINGFNIFNPKDIPITSATELVAKISALKVNDEYLHVGKKVNNSFTLNKPISEVENIDLNYNQSNLSFDFIALYYQNQEQVKYAYKMVGLNDQYINAGNNRVVNYSNLQPGDYTFNIKASVDGDWDTAKASSVKITIKSPPWKTWQAYLAYLIVFLILLWYFKKYYTNRINIEKEREFDDMKLEFFFNISHEFRTPLTLILNPLDKLLSGIHDGEVVKTSALSIQRSARRLLYLVNQLLDYRKMEVGMAPLELQKEDIVKFSNDIFSLFKGIAAKKGIDYIFNSNSEKLFSFFDFDKIEKILTNLISNAIKFTESGGEIKVTINKFTDKKNNLKLINKDKSKLDKYIEISVEDTGIGLDKEQLKKIFSRFYNVDPNKTGTGIGLNYTRGLVDIHGGEIFVESQYNKGSKFVVRIPFNNTAKSSEVTNIKDEFLINSMKSIEYDMLISEETIENTTKTEGLNNKDLPKLLIVEDNKELREHLKNELSGLYQIIEAINGEEGLAKILKHYPEIVVSDVMMPKMDGFELCKKIKSEFETCHIPVILLTARALEEDRIEGYKTGADAYLGKPFNLNVLKARINNLLESKKIIRDKFSKLGAVISPNEITTNSIDEAFLEKTTKVILDNISDMDFKLENLLKEIGIGRSQFYRKIQSITGQNPSNFIRTIRLKYASELLLKGGHTIKEVTYMSGFNSAAYFGKTFKELYDMTPSEYVDHKKQD; encoded by the coding sequence ATGAAGAAGATTTTGTGCCTTATTGTTTTATGCTTTTGTGGTAATTTTATTTTTGGGCAGTTTACGAATCTTAAATTTGAAAATTTAAATACAGAAAATGGCTTATCTAGTAGTACCTGTCTAGAGGTTTTTCAAGATAGCCAAGGTTTTTTGTGGTTTGGTACTATAGATGGTCTTAATAAATACAATGGTTACGATTTTGAGATATTTAGACCAATTTTAAAAGATAGTACTTCAATAAGTAATAATAGAATTAATGTAATTCAAGAAGACAAAAATGGTAACCTGTGGATAGGTACAAATAATGGTTTGAATTTTTTTAATACGAATACCAAAACATTTAAACATGTAACTCTATACAACGAACCTATAAAATCATACAATCCTAAAAAAATAATAAACTCTTTATTATACGATAAAAGTGATAATAAACTATGGGTAGGTACAAGTAGTGGTTTAGTAAAATTACAATTAATAGATAATGTTAACAGTTTAAGTGATTTAAAAACAACTCATTACGTATTTAAATTTGATAGTCTAAATAGTTTAGATGGTAATAATGTAAACGCTATAATAAAAGATAAAGATGGTTTTATTTGGATAGGAACAGATGGTCAACATTTAAATAAATATAACCCGAAAGAAGATAATTTCGATAGGGTATCTATTCAGAATAAAATAGAGCGAGAATTTAATCATATTCCAAAAAGATTATTTATTGATTCTGACAATGATTTTTGGATAGGTAACGACACTTCAAATATTGTTATTTGGGATAGAGAAAATAACACATTTACTAATTTTTCTGTAACCGAAAACAGTACTCCAGTTTATTCGTTTTTTCAAGATTCATCAGGCTTAATTTGGATAGTTACTGATGGAGCGGGTATTTATATACATAATAAGGTTACGAAAATAACACAACATATAGAAAATAACACTTCAGACCCTTTTTCATTACCAGTAAATCAAATATCAGATGTTATTGAAGATGAAGATGGTGTTTTTTGGTTCGGTACTTATAATGTAGGTGTGTGTAAGTTAGATCTTAAAAAATCAAGTTTTGGCCATTATTACTATCAAAAAGGTATAGATAATGGCCTGAATGAAAAAATAATACAATCTGTACTTCAAGATTCTAAAGGTCAAATATGGATTAGCGGTTATAATGGGGGGTTAAATTTATTTGATCAGAAGAATAATACTTTTAAATCGTTTAGCTACGATCCAAATGATCCACAATCATTAAGTTCGAATAAAATATTATATACTTTTGAGGGTAGTGATGGAGATATTTGGGTATGTACTTTAGATGGTGGATTAAGTAAATTTAATACAGAAACATATAAAAGTAAGCGATTTTCACATAATGAGTTTGATGACACTACTGTTGGCCAAAATTCTATTTGGACAGGTGTAGAAGATAAAGAAGGTAGAATTTGGTTAGGGTTAAGAGATGAAGGTTTAGATTTGTTTGATTCTAAAACTGAAAAATTTCACCATTTTAAAATAGGAGGTGATAATTTAGAAGGGTTACTAAGTAATTTTGTTTTCTCGTTATTTATAGATTCTAAAGAAAGATTATTAGTAGGTACCTCATTAGGTTTAAATTATATAAATCTTAAAGCGCTTAAAAATAAAGTTCCTGAAAAACTTAATTTTATAGATGTTGAAATTGAAGGTATTTCAGGGAATAGAATAAACTATATTACTAAAGATTATTTAAATAACATTTGGCTAGGAACTGATATTGGTATTTATAAATTAGACCCAGATTTAAATTTAATAAAATCTTATTTTACACAAGATGGGTTACCAAATAACTTAGTAACTGGTATAAAGGAAGATTTATCTCATAACTTTTGGATTACAACAAGGAGTGGACTATCTTTTTTAAATTCAAAAACAGATCAATTCAAAAACTTTAACACACATGATGGTATTCAAGGCGTAGAATATCAAAGTAAATCAATTGAACGTACAAAAGATGGACGCATAATTGCAGGAGGAATTAATGGATTTAATATTTTTAATCCTAAAGATATTCCAATTACATCAGCAACAGAGCTTGTTGCGAAAATATCAGCATTAAAAGTAAATGATGAATACCTACATGTTGGTAAAAAAGTAAACAACAGTTTTACACTTAATAAACCTATATCAGAAGTTGAAAATATTGATTTAAACTACAATCAATCAAATTTATCATTCGATTTCATAGCACTTTATTATCAAAATCAAGAACAGGTCAAATATGCTTATAAAATGGTGGGCCTTAATGATCAATACATTAATGCAGGAAATAATAGAGTTGTAAATTACTCGAACTTACAGCCAGGCGATTACACTTTTAATATAAAAGCTTCCGTTGATGGTGATTGGGATACAGCAAAAGCATCATCAGTTAAAATAACAATAAAATCACCACCATGGAAAACATGGCAGGCATACTTGGCATATTTAATCGTGTTTTTAATTTTATTATGGTATTTTAAAAAATACTACACAAACAGAATTAATATAGAAAAAGAGAGAGAGTTTGATGATATGAAACTTGAATTCTTTTTTAATATTTCTCATGAGTTTAGAACACCTTTAACTTTAATCTTAAATCCATTAGATAAATTACTATCAGGTATTCATGACGGCGAAGTAGTTAAAACTTCGGCATTATCTATTCAAAGAAGCGCAAGGCGGCTATTATACTTAGTTAATCAGCTTTTAGATTATAGAAAAATGGAAGTAGGTATGGCACCTCTCGAATTACAAAAAGAAGACATCGTTAAGTTCAGTAATGATATTTTTTCTCTTTTTAAAGGTATAGCCGCAAAAAAAGGAATTGATTATATTTTCAACTCTAATTCAGAAAAATTATTTTCTTTTTTCGACTTCGATAAAATAGAAAAAATATTAACTAATTTAATTTCAAATGCAATCAAGTTTACCGAAAGTGGAGGCGAAATTAAAGTGACAATTAATAAGTTTACAGATAAAAAGAATAATTTAAAACTTATAAATAAAGATAAAAGTAAATTAGATAAATATATTGAAATATCAGTAGAAGATACTGGTATAGGCCTTGATAAAGAGCAACTTAAAAAAATATTTTCAAGATTTTATAATGTAGATCCAAATAAAACAGGAACAGGAATTGGTCTTAACTATACAAGAGGTTTGGTAGATATACATGGTGGAGAAATTTTTGTAGAAAGTCAATATAACAAAGGGAGTAAGTTTGTTGTTCGAATTCCGTTCAACAATACAGCAAAATCAAGCGAGGTTACTAATATAAAAGATGAGTTTTTAATAAACTCAATGAAATCTATAGAGTATGATATGCTTATATCAGAAGAAACTATAGAGAATACAACTAAAACAGAAGGCTTAAATAATAAAGACTTACCTAAGCTTTTAATTGTAGAAGACAATAAAGAATTAAGAGAGCATTTAAAAAACGAATTAAGCGGTTTATATCAAATTATTGAAGCTATAAATGGAGAAGAAGGCTTAGCTAAAATTTTAAAACACTATCCTGAAATTGTTGTAAGTGATGTTATGATGCCTAAAATGGATGGATTTGAATTATGTAAAAAAATAAAATCTGAGTTTGAAACTTGCCATATTCCAGTAATTTTATTAACAGCTCGCGCTTTAGAAGAAGATAGAATAGAAGGATATAAAACTGGAGCTGATGCGTATTTAGGTAAGCCATTTAATTTAAACGTATTAAAAGCTAGGATTAATAACTTATTAGAAAGTAAAAAAATAATAAGAGATAAGTTTTCAAAATTAGGAGCTGTTATTTCACCTAATGAAATAACAACCAACTCTATTGACGAAGCATTTTTAGAAAAAACGACTAAAGTTATTTTGGATAACATTAGTGATATGGACTTTAAATTAGAGAATCTATTAAAAGAAATCGGAATTGGTCGATCTCAATTTTACAGAAAAATACAATCTATAACAGGTCAAAACCCAAGTAATTTTATACGTACAATACGTTTAAAGTACGCATCAGAATTATTATTAAAAGGTGGTCACACAATAAAAGAAGTAACCTATATGTCAGGTTTTAACTCTGCAGCTTATTTTGGTAAAACCTTTAAAGAACTTTACGATATGACACCAAGTGAATATGTTGATCATAAAAAACAAGATTAA
- a CDS encoding glycoside hydrolase family 88 protein has product MRILNLTILVVCTTFLLSCNSKKEKKDGNEKEVTITSKTKTDQILDQNIVKIKHTLETLKHSDSFPRNIAKGNKEWKLKGVKDWCSGFWPGILWYGYEYSGDEALKKGAERFTTPIKTIAYTPAENHDIGFMVYNSYGNGYRLTGNEEYKEVLLAAADTLATLFSPKTGTILSWPAMKHKFKYNTIIDNMINLELLFWASKNGGSQDLYDIAMSHAEVSMKYLVRPDYSIFHVACFDENTGEFIEGRTHQGYADDSMWARGQGWGIYGFSMSYRETGNEEFLTTAQKLADHFLERLPEDGIPYWDFDDPKIPNAPKDASAAAVVACGMLELSEQLKDQTLKDKYLKAAKNLIGHLESDTYLSNDTNKALLLHSTGHLPKKSEIDIPIIYADYYFMEALLRLRKIENRDLKE; this is encoded by the coding sequence ATGAGAATTTTAAACCTTACCATTTTAGTTGTTTGTACAACTTTTTTACTGTCCTGTAATTCTAAAAAAGAAAAGAAGGATGGTAACGAAAAAGAAGTAACAATTACTTCAAAAACAAAAACAGACCAGATACTTGATCAAAACATTGTTAAGATCAAGCACACGTTAGAAACTTTAAAACATTCAGATAGTTTTCCGCGAAATATTGCTAAAGGTAATAAAGAATGGAAGCTAAAAGGAGTTAAAGACTGGTGTTCTGGTTTTTGGCCAGGTATACTTTGGTATGGTTATGAGTACTCAGGAGATGAGGCTTTGAAAAAAGGAGCAGAACGGTTTACAACTCCAATAAAAACTATAGCTTATACACCTGCTGAAAATCATGATATAGGTTTTATGGTTTATAACAGTTACGGCAACGGTTATAGACTTACAGGTAATGAAGAGTATAAAGAAGTTTTATTAGCAGCAGCTGATACTCTTGCTACACTTTTTAGCCCTAAGACTGGAACAATATTGTCATGGCCAGCAATGAAACATAAATTTAAGTACAATACCATTATTGATAATATGATAAACTTAGAATTATTATTCTGGGCATCAAAAAATGGAGGAAGTCAAGATTTGTATGATATAGCTATGAGCCATGCAGAAGTATCTATGAAATATTTAGTTCGTCCTGATTATTCTATTTTTCATGTAGCATGTTTTGATGAAAATACAGGTGAATTTATTGAAGGGCGTACACACCAAGGGTATGCTGATGATTCTATGTGGGCTAGAGGCCAAGGTTGGGGTATTTATGGTTTTTCAATGTCATACAGAGAAACGGGTAATGAAGAATTTTTAACGACTGCTCAAAAATTAGCAGATCATTTTCTAGAACGTTTACCAGAAGATGGTATTCCTTATTGGGATTTTGATGATCCAAAAATTCCTAACGCACCTAAAGATGCTTCTGCTGCTGCAGTTGTAGCTTGTGGTATGTTAGAATTATCTGAACAACTAAAAGATCAAACTTTAAAAGATAAATATTTAAAAGCAGCAAAAAATTTAATAGGTCATTTAGAGTCTGATACATATTTAAGTAATGATACTAATAAAGCTCTTTTATTGCACTCTACAGGTCATTTACCTAAAAAATCAGAGATTGATATTCCAATAATTTATGCTGATTATTATTTTATGGAAGCTCTATTAAGGTTAAGAAAGATAGAGAACAGAGATTTAAAGGAATAA